One segment of Salvelinus alpinus chromosome 1, SLU_Salpinus.1, whole genome shotgun sequence DNA contains the following:
- the rad23aa gene encoding RAD23 homolog A, nucleotide excision repair protein a isoform X1, whose product MQITLKTLQQQTIQIDIGPDQTVKALKEKIEAERGKDNFPVSGQKLIYAGKILQDDMPIKDYKIDEKNFVVVMVSKAKSATDASTPSSEAPKAPVQDSGSSSSAGPALAAIPIPSEEPTPTVAEPPAPASSDPSLEVQGGDASSALVTGAEYETMLTEIMSMGYERERVVAALRASFNNPHRAVEYLLTGIPSSPVQETNPPAQLPASARTGTETPTVAEGENPLEFLRSQPQFQSMRQVIQQNPSLLPALLQQLGRENPQLLQQISQYQELFIQMLNEPAGEVGDVPEVGDLGAAVEEGAPVNYIQVTPQEKEAIERLKALGFPEALVIQAYFACEKNENLAANFLLNQGFEDE is encoded by the exons ATGCAAATCACGCTAAAAACACTGCAACAGCAGACCATTCAAATTGACATAGGCCCTGATCAAACG GTGAAGGCACTGAAGGAGAAGATAGAAGCAGAGAGGGGAAAAGATAACTTCCCAGTGTCTGGACAGAAGCTCATATATGCTGGCAAAATCCTGCAAGATGACATGCCTATTAAAGACTACAAAATTGATGAGAAGAATTTTGTTGTAGTTATGGTATCTAAG GCAAAGTCTGCCACAGATGCTTCAACACCTTCCTCAGAGGCACCCAAGGCCCCTGTCCAGGACTCTGGGTCCTCGTCGTCTGCCGGCCCGGCCCTTGCAGCCATCCCTATCCCCTCAGAGGAGCCCACACCTACAGTCGCAGAGCCCCCAGCTCCAGCCAG CTCAGACCCCAGTCTGGAGGTTCAGGGGGGAGATGCCTCCTCTGCCTTGG TGACAGGAGCGGAGTATGAGACCATGCTGACAGAGATCATGTCTATGGGttatgagagggagagagtggtagcTGCTCTCCGGGCCAGCTTCAATAACCCCCATCGGGCCGTGGAGTACCTCCTCACT GGCATTCCTAGCAGTCCGGTCCAAGAGACTAATCCCCCAGCACAGCTTCCTGCATCTGCCCGCACAGGCACAGAGACCCCTACTGTTGCTGAGG GAGAAAACCCTCTGGAGTTCCTGCGTTCCCAGCCTCAGTTCCAGAGCATGAGGCAGGTGATCCAGCAGAACCCCTCACTGCTGCCAGCTCTGCTCCAACAGCTGGGCCGGGAGAACCCACAGCtcctacag CAAATCAGCCAGTACCAGGAGCTGTTCATCCAGATGCTGAATGAGCCGGCGGGGGAGGTAGGAGATGTGCCTGAGGTGGGGGACCTGGGTGCTGCAGTGGAGGAGGGAGCTCCAGTCAACTACATTCAGGTCACGCCTCAGGAGAAGGAAGCCATCGAGAGG ttAAAAGCGTTGGGTTTCCCTGAGGCGCTGGTGATCCAGGCCTACTTTGCCTGTGAAAAGAACGAGAACCTAGCGGCCAACTTCCTCCTGAACCAGGGCTTTGAGGATGAATGA
- the rad23aa gene encoding RAD23 homolog A, nucleotide excision repair protein a isoform X2: MQITLKTLQQQTIQIDIGPDQTVKALKEKIEAERGKDNFPVSGQKLIYAGKILQDDMPIKDYKIDEKNFVVVMVSKAKSATDASTPSSEAPKAPVQDSGSSSSAGPALAAIPIPSEEPTPTVAEPPAPASSDPSLEVQGGDASSALGAEYETMLTEIMSMGYERERVVAALRASFNNPHRAVEYLLTGIPSSPVQETNPPAQLPASARTGTETPTVAEGENPLEFLRSQPQFQSMRQVIQQNPSLLPALLQQLGRENPQLLQQISQYQELFIQMLNEPAGEVGDVPEVGDLGAAVEEGAPVNYIQVTPQEKEAIERLKALGFPEALVIQAYFACEKNENLAANFLLNQGFEDE; this comes from the exons ATGCAAATCACGCTAAAAACACTGCAACAGCAGACCATTCAAATTGACATAGGCCCTGATCAAACG GTGAAGGCACTGAAGGAGAAGATAGAAGCAGAGAGGGGAAAAGATAACTTCCCAGTGTCTGGACAGAAGCTCATATATGCTGGCAAAATCCTGCAAGATGACATGCCTATTAAAGACTACAAAATTGATGAGAAGAATTTTGTTGTAGTTATGGTATCTAAG GCAAAGTCTGCCACAGATGCTTCAACACCTTCCTCAGAGGCACCCAAGGCCCCTGTCCAGGACTCTGGGTCCTCGTCGTCTGCCGGCCCGGCCCTTGCAGCCATCCCTATCCCCTCAGAGGAGCCCACACCTACAGTCGCAGAGCCCCCAGCTCCAGCCAG CTCAGACCCCAGTCTGGAGGTTCAGGGGGGAGATGCCTCCTCTGCCTTGG GAGCGGAGTATGAGACCATGCTGACAGAGATCATGTCTATGGGttatgagagggagagagtggtagcTGCTCTCCGGGCCAGCTTCAATAACCCCCATCGGGCCGTGGAGTACCTCCTCACT GGCATTCCTAGCAGTCCGGTCCAAGAGACTAATCCCCCAGCACAGCTTCCTGCATCTGCCCGCACAGGCACAGAGACCCCTACTGTTGCTGAGG GAGAAAACCCTCTGGAGTTCCTGCGTTCCCAGCCTCAGTTCCAGAGCATGAGGCAGGTGATCCAGCAGAACCCCTCACTGCTGCCAGCTCTGCTCCAACAGCTGGGCCGGGAGAACCCACAGCtcctacag CAAATCAGCCAGTACCAGGAGCTGTTCATCCAGATGCTGAATGAGCCGGCGGGGGAGGTAGGAGATGTGCCTGAGGTGGGGGACCTGGGTGCTGCAGTGGAGGAGGGAGCTCCAGTCAACTACATTCAGGTCACGCCTCAGGAGAAGGAAGCCATCGAGAGG ttAAAAGCGTTGGGTTTCCCTGAGGCGCTGGTGATCCAGGCCTACTTTGCCTGTGAAAAGAACGAGAACCTAGCGGCCAACTTCCTCCTGAACCAGGGCTTTGAGGATGAATGA
- the LOC139534267 gene encoding ubiquitin carboxyl-terminal hydrolase 37-like, protein MVTASVWKNREKKNVKDHHQLDSSFVSSFHLKPSTTSLTPLDPLSGRTPIGTPSPSPPSPPGSPARSPSTLSKFFSLSSLSFLHMSSISSSSEEEEGSQTSSPFSASSVSLAVSTQSSSSATPPSPACPSSTTHVSSPAPQSSSPNPLDHHGETNKDSETARDLMSSEVKEVGAVVPQTKRMVPRFAGIAESSIDLRAFSVSLERPLVRSREAMARLPNLFSKSSTQLGEQSCTGEGEDNTKLLGLPNIGNTCFMNSALQCLLGLPAFCRDILRQQDIWSSSPSSKLLCCFAELHQARLSGGTVNAKKKEKKKILQTVKRCLSFVNEDYEDDDEQDAHECVLLLLFQLKEEGMALKGSPEPYTCPVKQLEFKLKTSRTCTSCGVTVYGQEDYNHLSLSLSHYLTHSLDLYFKPSALECACWECSGSMASVTRHFLKLPRVLMLHIKRFAAGDWEPEKVDDPMSIPAELTLPAVWGETAPVQHGARASSLGNNNMDSTPANSPKGTLDRSETPARQYLQIVKCDLTSGRQHVYRPLHQ, encoded by the exons ATGGTAACTGCGTCAGTTTGGAAAAACCGGGAGAAGAAGAACGTAAAGGATCACCACCAACTTGATTCTTCCTTTGTCTCTTCTTTCCATTTGAAACCGTCTACAACATCTCTGACGCCCCTCGACCCCTTGTCTGGCCGAACACCAATCGGCACTCCATCTCCCTCACCCCCCTCACCCCCTGGATCCCCTGCCAGATCCCCTTCCACTCTCTCCAAGTTCTTcagcctctcttccctctcctttctccacaTGTCATCTATCTCTTCTTcttcagaggaggaggaaggatcaCAGACCTCCTCCCCTTTTAGTGCTTCTTCTGTTTCCCTGGCTGTCTCAACTCAGTCATCCTCCTCTGCCACTCCCCCCAGTCCTGCCTGCCCTTCCTCCACAACCCACGTCTCCTCCCCTGCCCCCCAGTCCTCCTCTCCAAACCCCCTGGACCACCATGGAGAGACCAACAAAGACAGTGAGACTGCCAG AGATCTTATGAGCTctgaggtcaaagaggtgggggcAGTTGTTCCACAGACAAAGAGAATGGTACCCCGATTTGCTGGCATCGCAG AGTCCTCCATTGACCTGAGGGCTTTCTCTGTCTCCTTGGAGAG gCCATTGGTCAGGTCTCGGGAAGCCATGGCTCGCCTCCCCAACCTGTTCAGCAAGAGTAGCACCCAGCTGGGGGAGCAGAGCTGCACAGGCGAGGGTGAAGACAACACCAAGCTCCTcgg GTTGCCTAATATTGGCAACACCTGCTTCATGAACTCTGCTCTGCAGTGCCTGCTGGGGCTGCCAGCATTTTGCAGAGACATCCTGAGACAGCAGGACATCTGGagttcctccccctcctctaaaCTGCTATG CTGCTTTGCCGAGTTACATCAGGCAAGGCTTTCTGGAGGCACTGTCAATGCTAAGAAAAAGGAAAAGAAGAAAATCCTTCAAACAGTCAAGCGCTGTCTCTCCTTTGTCAATGAGGACTATGAGGACGACGATGAACAG GATGCCCATGAATGTGTGTTGCTCCTCCTCTTTCAGCTGAAGGAGGAGGGTATGGCATTAAAGGGCTCACCAGAGCCGTACACCTGCCCCGTGAAGCAGTTAGAATTCAAGCTGAAGACTTCCCGTACCTGCACCAG CTGTGGAGTTACAGTGTATGGTCAGGAGGATTACAATCACCTGTCACTGAGCCTGAGCCATTACCTGACACACAGCCTGGACCTCTACTTTAAG CCATCTGCGTTAGAGTGTGCATGCTGGGAGTGCTCAGGCAGCATGGCATCTGTGACTAGGCACTTCCTCAAGCTGCCCCG GGTCCTAATGCTTCATATTAAGCGGTTTGCTGCAGGCGACTGGGAGCCAGAGAAGGTGGATGATCCCATGTCCATCCCTGCAGAACTGACCCTCCCAGCCGTATGGGGGGAGACAGCCCCTGTCCAGCATGGAGCCAG GGCAAGCTCACTGGGGAACAACAACATGGACAGCACACCTGCAAACTCCCCGAAAGGCACCCTTGATAGATCAG AGACACCAGCCAGACAATATCTACAAATTGTCAAGTGTGATCTCACATCTGGGAGACAACATGTATACAG GCCACTACATCAGTGA